A DNA window from Naumovozyma dairenensis CBS 421 chromosome 8, complete genome contains the following coding sequences:
- the LTE1 gene encoding mitotic regulator LTE1 (similar to Saccharomyces cerevisiae LTE1 (YAL024C); ancestral locus Anc_7.74), with protein MDIDIFSQPDYYPTPSENVIKYTEPSTWVENRRKIVSQSDIIALIIYLSSPIDPIDYTIFADFFLIYRNFISPIELHQLLISRFRWCINEIIDHDASNGERKKIGEIALVRTFVLIRHSLLNHYIQDFLQDYSLRLQVIKFLNNNTLYQNCPTIVRSSIINLKKAWIYSSKLAWDNVSFDEPNSIGKDAWLLFEIKDILQLQMMKRRESRLSQYAIQGTSSPDFRNRSVLSLYKTSDNFKLPDVKNKKATPSMLFSPTDNSKGTSYTSSGKSIASFTSASGDLKDTTKKVTTSDLTKTSHISKLDHMSTVIKDIEYPTSPAINAIIPPTPAKKVEFILKSSYFPEVSGIETESPSSIQDSKQSLQGTTSSSLLHRSALGLLNKWKKNHNHNYIHTSHYKNEPKTHNKHLLQRNNPHVQPDIDNFVKYVISITSLEKTDKTKDSEQFSNLLESKFDILSARTIDEVEYLLTLQNELLNKVDKNTIEINADSEKHEAIISSEIENDNEANTAHTKLKKPADTDFSAMDNLDLYQTVSSIAQSVISLSNILNTQTAQLNSPSLAALERRRIKSSLPILGSPSTLNFKTRSRVSLDDSPIKETSPLSRNNGPQRLVFHGPQDESTSTTDGPKFNYSPTKPLRTSHRSSPLKNMLPDFNDDSSGYDLEENESFVSTVSYDSKLSSISVQFKSPRRPKNDALNGTLFSRNDHSNTNEEPILKKKKAHNNLKEFTFEASKLSLPNMSPRKINKSQSLVAVSHGNDSAEEIVDTLSPLNKIVSQTIIRPASGRISISRNPMGPLSHKRKTFPSSPNIISNRTFEEREKSLIESEQELVKLEEETAKRISHSSSVATSRLFSSPERYRGNLRLSVTPSINSIVGGSTLNSTEENLDPIDDDEDSFYQSPQKGKPLTLREQFNKPSSSLISEDIATGNEIDLSNGMANKYLFTPDDDESLDIASPEKDVEVLKNKFLNTDGNHNSSANNVGNDLDSTITSTITNTPAKVDKINGLDYNKLNDIANMPDDSIHEDPVAIAMMKLEGTYEDADADEKNGNKVNGLGETPSVTALIKQVENLNIMKIPAFPKSPIEKRRSLLIERRRQTIMNIPITPTGTLDEAGNISTGQLNENNSVTPQQVQDLIDNYEIKDISLKITNHQHHIPFILMHDSLSIAEQMTLIEEELLCEIDWKDLLELKIEYKGPPVTSWLQLLIRNESLSGIDLAISRFNLTVDWIISEIVLTTDMKLRRNTIQRFIHVAEHCRIFQNYNTLMEIVLALSSTIVQKFTEAWRLIEPGDLLTWEKLKEIPSLHGNYSTIRNLLNSVDPMKGCIPFIVVYLSDLSLNSQKHDWIVEDKIINYNKFQTNVQIVKNFIQRVQWSKFYDFKVDHELLSKCVYITTLTRGEIDQMSMQAP; from the coding sequence ATggatattgatatatttagTCAACCTGACTATTATCCAACCCCCTCTGAAAATGTTATCAAGTATACGGAACCATCAACATGGGTGGAAAATAGAAGGAAGATAGTATCCCAATCTGACATCATCgcattaataatttacctGTCCTCTCCAATAGACCCAATTGATTATACGATATTTGCAGATTTTTTTCTGATATATAGGAACTTTATCTCACCAATTGAACTACATCAGCTCTTAATATCAAGATTCAGGTGGTGtatcaatgaaattataGATCACGATGCTAGCAATGGagaaaggaagaaaattggAGAAATTGCCCTAGTGAGAACGTTTGTACTTATCAGGCATTCTTTGCTAAACCATTACATTCAAGATTTTCTACAAGATTATAGTCTTCGATTACAAGTTATCAAATTCCTAAACAATAATACTTTATATCAAAACTGTCCGACTATTGTCCGTAGTTCGATTATAAACTTGAAGAAGGCATGGATATATTCATCCAAATTAGCATGGGACAATGTATCCTTCGATGAACCAAATTCTATTGGTAAGGATGCTTGGTTACTTTTTGAGATTAAGGATATATTACAATtgcagatgatgaaaagaagagaaagcCGACTGAGCCAATACGCTATACAAGGTACTTCAAGTCCAGATTTCCGTAATAGAAGtgtattatcattatataaaacATCGGATAACTTCAAACTCCCGGatgtgaaaaataaaaaagcAACTCCATCCATGTTATTCTCTCCTACAGATAATTCAAAAGGAACATCTTATACATCATCTGGCAAATCAATTGCTTCATTCACATCTGCTTCTGGCGATTTGAAAGATACAACAAAGAAAGTAACTACGTCTGATCTCACTAAAACTAGTCATATATCGAAGTTAGATCATATGTCAACAgtaataaaagatattgaataCCCAACTTCTCCGGCAATAAATGCAATAATACCCCCAACACCTGCTAAAAAAGTCGAGTTTATATTGAAGTCATCGTATTTCCCAGAAGTTAGTGGCATTGAAACGGAATCACCTTCGTCAATCCAAGATAGCAAACAATCTTTGCAGGGAACAACTTCATCCTCGCTATTACACCGTAGTGCTCTAGGTCTTCTTAATAAATGGAAAAAGAATCACAACcataattatattcataCAAGTCACTATAAAAATGAACCTAAAACTCATAATAAACATTTGTTACAACGAAATAATCCTCATGTACAACCagatattgataattttgttaAATACGTTATATCAATAACATCTTTAGAGAAAACTGATAAAACTAAGGACTCAGAacagttttcaaatttgcTGGAATCcaaatttgatattttaaGTGCAAGAACAATTGATGAAGTGGAATATCTGCTaactttacaaaatgaattgTTGAACAAAGTGGATAAAAATACTATAGAAATAAATGCAGATAGTGAGAAACATGAAGCGATAATATCAAGCGAGATAGAGAATGATAACGAAGCCAATACTGCTCATACAAAACTAAAGAAACCTGCAGATACTGACTTTAGCGCAATGGATAATTTGGATTTATATCAAACTGTAAGCTCTATTGCCCAGTCAGtcatttctttatcaaatattttaaatacCCAAACAGCACAATTGAATTCACCGTCATTAGCAGCACTAGAGAGAAGGCGAATAAAAAGTTCTTTACCTATTTTAGGAAGCCCCAGTACTCTTAATTTCAAGACCAGATCAAGAGTAAGTTTAGATGATTCACCAATAAAAGAAACGTCACCTCTTTCTCGTAACAACGGTCCACAGAGGTTGGTTTTCCATGGGCCTCAAGATGAGTCTACCTCTACCACAGATGGTCCGAAATTCAATTATTCTCCAACAAAGCCCTTACGAACTTCACATCGTTCTTCTCCTTTAAAGAATATGCTACCTGATTTCAATGACGATTCTTCAGGTTATGACCTCGAAGAAAACGAATCTTTTGTCTCAACAGTGAGCTATGATTCAAAACTATCCTCAATTTCTGTGCAATTTAAAAGTCCTAGAAGACCCAAAAATGATGCTCTGAATGGGACACTTTTTAGTAGGAATGATCATAGTAACACTAATGAAGAGccaatattgaaaaagaagaaggctCACAACAATTTAAAAGAGTTCACATTTGAAGCATCAAAACTTTCCTTGCCCAATATGAGTCCgaggaaaataaataaatcaCAGTCGCTGGTGGCTGTTAGCCACGGAAATGATAGCGCTGAAGAAATAGTTGATACTTTGTCGCCgttaaataaaattgtaTCACAAACAATTATCAGACCTGCAAGCGGACGTATAAGTATCTCAAGAAATCCGATGGGTCCGTTATCTCATAAAAGAAAGACTTTCCCTTCCTCACcgaatattatttctaatCGTACTTTCGAAGAACgagaaaaatcattaattgaGAGCGAGCAGGAACTAGTTAAATTAGAGGAGGAAACAGCGAAGAGAATTTCTCATTCTTCTAGTGTTGCTACAAGTAGATTGTTTAGTAGTCCCGAGCGTTACCGTGGTAATTTAAGGTTATCTGTTACACCCAGCATTAACTCTATTGTAGGTGGAAGCACATTAAATTCCACCGAGGAAAATCTTGATCCTATcgatgacgatgaagatTCATTTTATCAGTCGCCACAGAAAGGTAAACCACTAACACTAAGAGAACAATTTAATAAgccatcatcatccttGATTTCAGAGGATATTGCTACTggaaatgaaattgatttgTCGAACGGTATGGCAAATAAATATCTATTTACTcctgatgatgatgaaagtCTTGATATAGCATCTCCAGAGAAAGATGTAgaagttttgaaaaataaatttctGAATACAGATGGAAATCATAACAGTAGCGCTAATAATGTTGGAAATGATTTAGATTCCACTATTACATCGACGATAACGAACACTCCTGCAAAAGTAGACAAGATCAATGGACTGGATTACAACAAACTAAATGACATTGCAAACATGCCAGATGATTCCATTCACGAAGATCCTGTTGCTATCGCTATGATGAAATTGGAAGGTACATACGAAGATGCTGACGctgatgaaaaaaatggcAATAAGGTAAACGGGTTAGGCGAAACACCGAGTGTAACGGCGTTGATCAAACAagttgaaaatttgaatattatgaaGATTCCAGCATTTCCAAAGAGTCCAATCGAAAAAAGAAGATCACTGCTGATTGAAAGAAGACGGCAAACGATTATGAATATCCCTATAACGCCTACCGGTACCTTGGATGAAGCTGGTAATATAAGCACAGGTCAGCTTAATGAAAACAATTCTGTAACACCACAACAAGTTCAagatttaattgataacTATGAAATCAAAGATATTAGCCTAAAGATCACTAATCACCAGCATCACATTCCCTTTATTTTGATGCatgattcattatcaatagCTGAACAAATGAcattaattgaagaagaacttCTTTGCGAAATAGATTGGAAAGACTTATTGGAACTAAAAATTGAGTACAAAGGTCCACCAGTCACAAGTTGGTTACAACTATTGATTAGAAATGAAAGCCTTTCAGGTATTGACTTGGCGATTTCAAGATTTAATTTGACGGTCGATTGGATTATATCTGAAATTGTTTTAACTACCGATATGAAATTGAGACGGAATACCATTCAAAGGTTTATACACGTAGCTGAACATTGTCGCATCTTCCAAAATTATAATACTTTGATGGAAATTGTTTTAGCATTGAGTTCTACGATAGTTCAAAAGTTTACTGAAGCATGGAGATTAATTGAACCAGGAGATTTATTAACTTGggaaaaattaaaggaaattCCATCTTTGCACGGAAATTACTCTACGATCAggaatttattaaattcagTTGATCCAATGAAAGGTTGTATTCcatttattgttgtttacTTGTCTGATTTATCTTTGAACTCACAAAAGCATGATTGGATAGTAGAAGATAAGATCATCAATTACAACAAATTTCAAACCAACGTACAAATTGttaaaaattttattcaGAGAGTCCAATGGTCTAAATTCTATGACTTTAAAGTGGATcatgaattattaagtAAATGCGTCTACATAACGACGCTGACTAGAGGTGAAATTGACCAAATGTCAATGCAAGCACCCTAA